The Macaca mulatta isolate MMU2019108-1 chromosome 19, T2T-MMU8v2.0, whole genome shotgun sequence sequence ctcccgagctcaggtgatccacccgccttggcctcccaaagtgctgggattacaggcgtgagccaccaagcctggccgggaattattttttttaaaccctgagatattttgtattctttttcttagaataagtctttgaaatctgttGTGTATTTTACACTTCAGAGCAGGTTCAGATGCATTAAAAGTGCCGGACAGAGTTAGAACAGAGCCTGCCGgggatggtggtggccacctgtaatcccagctactggggaggcaggaggattccttgagcccaggagtgggagcctccagtgagctaggattgccccactgcactccagcctgggtgacacagcaagagcccgtcttcaaaaataaaataaaaggttgagtgcggtggctcacgcctgtaattccaacactttgggaggccaaggtgggcagatctcttgaccccaggagttcaagaccagcctgggcaacattgtgaaatccatctctacaaaacagtacaaaaattgccgggcgcagtggctcatgcctgtacttccagcactttgggaggcagaggtgggtcaggagttcaggagttcgagaccaccctggccaacatggtgaaaccccatctctattaaaaataaaaaaattagctgggcatggtagtggacacttgtaatcccagctactcaggaggctgaggcaagagaattgcttgaacccaggaggcggaggttgcagtggtccaagatcgcgccattacactccagcctgggcgacaggagtgaaactccatctccaaaaaaaaaaaaaaaaaattacaaaaactagccgggtgtggtggcacgcttctgtagtcccagctactcagaaagttgaagtgggaggatcacttgagtctgggaggcggaggttgcagtgagctatgattatgccactgcactccagcctgggagacagaccgagaccttgtctcagaaaaagaaaaaaaaagaacagaaaatcaatacAGAGCCTGGCAGGCAGGCTGTGCCCAACCAGTGTTAAGCACTGTGATTCATACATACATGGAGGCATATACTCAATCCGCCACTTGTTTTCTGGTTACTGCATGATCTCAGTGATTCCCTTGTGCCTGTGGGTCTCCAGGGTGTCCCCTGGTGGGCGGGGGGGAGGTGAGATCCAGGTCCTTCAGGCAACCCCTGTGGTCCCATGCTCCAGCGATTCTGTCACCCGCCACCCCATAGAACCTCATCAAATTGGTAGACGAACTGATGGAAGCTCCTGGGGACATAGAGGCCCTGGCCCCATCTGTCCGGCACCTCATAGCCACCCAGCTGCTCTCAAACCTTGAAGACATCCTGAGGATCCTGGCCAAGACCCTGCCTGAAGGCCCCTTCACCTACCTTTCCCCTTCGAACACAGGTGAGACCTTGGCCTGCCCTGCCCTAACCCTGGGCCCCACCTGGTACCCGGGGTCCCTAATCACTACTGCCCCTCTCCCCTCAGAGCTGACCCTGATGATCCAGAAGCAGGGGGACAAGAACGTCACTATGGGTCAGAGCAATGCACGCATGAAGCTGAATTGGGCTGTGGCAGCTGGAGCCAAGGACCCAGGTAGCAGTGGCCGTCTGGAACGGGAGCCCGTGGGAAAGAGATGGAGGAGCTGGGATGGGGCCAGGGTGAGGTTCAGAATATGGAACAACTGACCgggcatgcctgcaatcccagcattttgggaggcagaagtgggtagatcacttgagctcagaagttcaagaccagcctgggcaacatggtgaaacctggtctctacaaaaattacaaaaattagctgggtgtggtggcctgtgcctgtagtaccaattactcgggaggctgaagtgagaggatcagttgagcccggGAAGTTAAGGCTGctatgagctatgatcacgccaaagcactccagcctgggcgacatagtgagaccctgtcttaaaaaaaaaaaaaaaaaaagccaggctcagtggctcatgcctgtagtcctagcactttgggaggctgaggcaggtggatcacccgaggtcaggagtccgagaccagcctggccaaaatggtgaaaccccgtctctactaaaaatacaaaaattagctgggtgtggtggcaggcgcctttcatcccagctactcgggaggctgaggcagaagaatcgcttgaacctggggagtggaggttgcagtgagctgagattgcgtcactgcactccagcctgggcgaaagagcgaaactccgtctcaaaaataaataaataaaggaacagCTAGAAACTGACTCATCGGGAGGGGCTCCTGGCGTCATCGTGGTGGGCTGGCTGAGCCTGAGTTGGGCCATCTTGGGAGGGAGGATACAGCATGGGAGGAGGACAATAGGAGTAGGCAGCAAGCGTGTCTGTTCCCCAGGCCCCGCCGTGGCGGGCATCCTCTCCATCCAGAACATGACGACATTGCTGGCCAATGCCTCCTTGAACCTGCATTCCAAGAAGCAAGCTGAGCTGGAGGAGATCTATGAAAGCAACATCCGCGGTGTCCGACTCAGACGCCTGTCGGCCGTCAACTCCGTCTTTCTGAGCCACAACAACACCAAGGAACTCAACTTCCCCATCCTGTTCGCCTTCTCCCACCTTGAGTCCTCcggtgggaaggagggaagagaccCTCCTGCCAAGGTCTCTGCTCACTCTGCTCCTTCCTCAAAGATAACCCAGGGTCTTTGCATGTGCTGGGCCCCTCCCTGTAAAGCTCTTTCTCCATGTGActccgttttctttttttttttttttggtgagacagagtctcgctctgtagcccaggctggagtgcagtggccggatctcagctcaatgcaagctctgcctcccgggttcacgccattctccggcctcagcctcccgagtagctgggactacaggcgcccgccacctcgcctggctagttttttgtatttcttagtagagacggggtttcaccgtgttagccaggatggtctcgatctcctgacctcgtgatccacccgtctcggcctcccaaagtgctgggattacaggcttgagccaccgcgcccggcctttcttttcttacttatctatatttttagacaggagggtctcactctgtggcccaggctggagtgcagtggcgcgattatagctcactgcaacctcgaactcctggacccaTCCATTCCTCTGGCCTCAGAGTtttgagtagctgaggctacaggcatgtaccaccactcccagttaacttttttatttttgatagagacagggatctcactatgtttcccaggatggtctagaattcctgggttccagtgatcctcccgcctcagcctcctaagtagctgggactctaagTGTGctccactatgcccagttaattaaaaaaaacatttttttttaaatggagatggaggtcttgctatgttgccaaagctggtctcaaactcctggcctcaagcaatcctctcaccttggccttccaaagtgctggaattacttacaggcgagagccaccacacctggccaccttCTCATGTACTATGTATGTTACTTATTCATTAGGTTTATGACATAATCTGcctctcccacttttttttttttttttatttgaaatggagtttcactcttgccacccaggctggagtgcagttgctcaatctcagctcaccgcaaactctacctcccaggttcaagcgattctcctgcctgggactcccaagtagctgggattacaggtgcttgccaccacgcgcagctaatttttgtattttttagtaagagatggggttttgccatgttggccaggctggtctcaaactcctgacctcaggtgatccgcccacctcggcctcccaaagtgctgggattacaggcatgagccactgtgcccggcctcctctCCCACTCTTATGTCAACCTCACAAGGGTAGGTGCTTGTGTCTGCGGCGTTCACTGCTGTGTCTCCAAACTGTTACATTCAGTAGGCGCTCAGTCAATACTCATCTAGTAAACAAGCAGCCCTCTTGGGCTCAGCGCAAGCCCAGGACCTAAGAGTGAGCTCCAGGCCAACCTCTCTGACCACCCCCATCTGCCCACAGGACGTGATGCCTGGGCCACGGCAGGAGCTGATCTGTGCCTTCTGGAAGAGTGACAGCAACAGGGGAGGGCACTGGGCCACCGAGGGCTGCCGGGTGCTGGGCAGCAAGAACGGTAGCACCACCTGCCAATGCAGCCACCTGAGCAGCTTTGCGATCCTCATGGCTCATTATGACCTGGAGGTGAGCAGCTGGGGCCATCCTCAAGCGCCCACAGGTAACAAGGTCCAGCAGCAACCAGACAGGCAGCTAGTTCTCCATGGAGCCCTGCTGGTTGCTCAGATATGTCTGCATGGTTGCACAGCCCAGGTGTCCCCACATCACACCCCTCGCATCCTCTTCCTTTGGCCTCTTCTCTACAACCCAGAAACTATACATCGGGTGCAGCCAGTAGCTCCTCTGCCTGTCCATCCTGTACCAATTGTGAGATGTCAAGTAAAAGCTCCCCGTGTAGAGCATTCCAAGGGAGCACCACTTGCCTTTTTtatttcagacggagtctcattctgtcgtccaggctggagtgcagtgacgcaatctcagctagtgaggttcaagggattctcctgccttagcctcctgagtagctgagattacaggtgtaatcaccaccatgcctgagtaatgtttgtatttttaatagagacagggtttcaccatgttgcccgggctagtcttgaactcctgacctcaggtgatccacccgccttggcctccctaagtgctgtgattacaggtgtgagccaccatgccggccttttaaaatttttatttttatttttatttttttttgagacagagtcttgctctgtcgcccaggctggagtgcagtggtgtgatcttggctcactgcaacctctgcctcccgtgttcaagcgattctcctgcctcagcctcccaagtagctgggattacaggtgcacgccaccatgcccagctaatttttgtatttttagtagaggcggggtttcaccatgttgggcaggctggtctcgaactcctgacttcaggtgatccgcccacctcagcctctcaaagtgctaggattacaggcgtaagccactgcactcagcctggagcACCACTTTCTGTATGTGACTTCAGTAGAATCCATAGTTAAGCTGGGCCTTGTCGAAAACTGCAATTAGGCAGAGAAGGGGAGCGCCTGTGGTCCAGGCCATAGGCCCAGcaagcacaaaaatgtgaaatccGTAGACTCCCCTGCCAGCTGGTAAGTGTGGCCAGATCTAGGAGGGACAAGGGAGGAGGTCAGAGAGGTGGGTCCGTCAGAGTGTTGGCGGAAAAGGGACCACAAAGAGGGCAGAAAGGCCTCAGGCCCTGAAGGAACCCTGAGCACCCGGTGCCACTCCTAGGACTGGAAGCTGTCCCTGATCACCAGGGTGGGACTGGCGCTGTCACTCTTCTGCCTGCTGCTGTGCATCCTCACCTTCCTGCTGGTGCGGCCCATCCAGGGCTCGCGCACCACCATACACCTGCACCTCTGCATCTGCCTCTTCGTGGGCTCCACCATCTTCCTGGCCGGCATTGAGAACGAAGGCGGCCAGGTGAGGTCCCGCCCGGCTCCCACCTGAGCTCTGGGGTCAGGGAGACCTGGGAGGGGTTAGCCCCGCCCACTCCCGGGGCTCGGTCGGGTAGGCGGGCCCTGGAGGCATGAGGCCCCGCCCCTGCCCGGGATCTGGCCCCGCCCACTGGGGGGTCGGGTTGTCTCTTTAAAGGGCGCTGGCCTTGGAGCCGCCTGGCCATGCCCCGAGTCCCCGCTCGCTTCTGAGCGTTGTTGGGGATGGGCCCTGGAGGGGAGCCTGGCCCGGCTCCAGACCCGCCCACCCTTCGGCTGTGGTCCCGCCCACTCTCGGGCCCTGGCGCCGCATGCCCCGCCCCGCGCTGACGTCGCCCCGCCCCTCCGTCCCCGCCCCGCAGGTGGGGCTGCGCTGCCGCCTGGTGGCCGGGCTGCTGCACTACTGCTTCCTGGCCGCCTTCTGCTGGATGAGCCTCGAGGGCCTGGAGCTCTACTTTCTTGTGGTGCGCGTGTTCCAGGGCCAGGGCCTGAGTACGCGCTGGCTCTGCCTGATCGGCTATGGCGTGCCCCTGCTCATCGTGGGCGTCTCGGCTGCCGTCTACAGCAAGGGCTACGGCCGCCCCAGATAGTGAGTGCAACgaggtggggcagggggagggcgGGGTGCTAGGCCCGGGGCTCACAAGCAGTGCCACGCACGATGTCCAGCTGCCCTCGGTTCTGCTTCTGGCTTCCTGGGACACTGATGGGACCCCTCCCTTACCTCACAGCTGCTGGCTGGACTTTGAGCAGGGCTTCCTCTGGAGCTTCCTGGGGCCTGTGACCTTTATCATTTTGGTAAGTGCCCACTCCCCGTCCATCAAAGCCCAAGCGCCATGGGCCCAGGCCCGCCTGGACTATCGCTCTCGACCTCTAACCCACAATCTGCTCCCCCGCCCAGTGCAATGCTGTCATTTTCGTGACTACCGTCTGGAAGCTCACTCAGAAGTTTTCTGAAATCAATCCAGacatgaagaaattaaagaaggcgAGGtgagaggaggggctgggaggacTTGGAGGCGGGGCCGGGGTGAGGGGCATGAAGCTGGAGGTGATGTGGGGGCCCACACTGCAACCCCCCTCCCCGCAGGGCGCTGACCATCACGGCCATCGCGCAGCTCTTCCTGTTGGGCTGCACCTGGGTCTTTGGCCTGTTCATCTTCGATGATCGGAGCTTGGTGCTGACCTATGTGTTCACCATCCTCAACTGCCTGCAGGGCGCCTTCCTCTACCTGCTGCACTGCCTGCTCAACAAGAAGGTGGgggcctgggcacggtggcacacacctgtcatcctcccacctacttgggaggctgaggggggaggattgcttgagtccagaagttcgagaccagcctgggcaacataaccagacgctgtctttaccaaaaaattcAAAGATAGCCAGGGTGAGGCCagacgaggtggctcacgccggtaatcccaacactttgggaggccgaggtgagcagatcatctgaggtcaggagtttaagaccagccttggctaatgtggtgaaaccccatctctactaaaaatataaaaattagccgggcacagtggcacatgcctgtagtcccagctacttgggaggctcaggcaggagaatcacttgaactgggaggcggcagttgcagtgggccaagatggcaccattgcactccagcctgggggacagtgagacccatctcaaaaaaaaagatagccgggtgtggtggtgaa is a genomic window containing:
- the ADGRE5 gene encoding adhesion G protein-coupled receptor E5 isoform X3 encodes the protein MGGRVFLAFCVWLTLLGAETQDSRDCARWCPENSSCVNATACRCNPGFSSSSEIFTSPTEICDDINECVPPSKVSCGKSSDCRNTEGSYDCVCNPGYELVSGAKTFKNESENTCQGKNHPTSSDSPSPRKLLTATGILHPLLPLADVDECQQNPRLCKSYGTCVNTLGSFTCQCLPGFKFKPEDPKLCTDVDECSSGLHQCDNSTVCFNTVGSYTCRCRPGWEPKHGIPNNQKDTVCKEMNFPTWTLPPGVHSQTLSQFFNKVQDLDRDFKTSSANVTIQNLIKLVDELMEAPGDIEALAPSVRHLIATQLLSNLEDILRILAKTLPEGPFTYLSPSNTELTLMIQKQGDKNVTMGQSNARMKLNWAVAAGAKDPGPAVAGILSIQNMTTLLANASLNLHSKKQAELEEIYESNIRGVRLRRLSAVNSVFLSHNNTKELNFPILFAFSHLESSGGKEGRDPPAKDVMPGPRQELICAFWKSDSNRGGHWATEGCRVLGSKNGSTTCQCSHLSSFAILMAHYDLEDWKLSLITRVGLALSLFCLLLCILTFLLVRPIQGSRTTIHLHLCICLFVGSTIFLAGIENEGGQVGLRCRLVAGLLHYCFLAAFCWMSLEGLELYFLVVRVFQGQGLSTRWLCLIGYGVPLLIVGVSAAVYSKGYGRPRYCWLDFEQGFLWSFLGPVTFIILCNAVIFVTTVWKLTQKFSEINPDMKKLKKARALTITAIAQLFLLGCTWVFGLFIFDDRSLVLTYVFTILNCLQGAFLYLLHCLLNKKVREEYRKWACLVASGSKYSEFTSTTSGTGHNQTRALRASESGI
- the ADGRE5 gene encoding adhesion G protein-coupled receptor E5 isoform X4; the protein is MGGRVFLAFCVWLTLLGAETQDSRDCARWCPENSSCVNATACRCNPGFSSSSEIFTSPTEICDDINECVPPSKVSCGKSSDCRNTEGSYDCVCNPGYELVSGAKTFKNESENTCQDVDECQQNPRLCKSYGTCVNTLGSFTCQCLPGFKFKPEDPKLCTDVNECTSGQNPCHSSTHCLNNVGSYQCRCRPGWQPIPGSPNGPNNTICEDVDECSSGLHQCDNSTVCFNTVGSYTCRCRPGWEPKHGIPNNQKDTVCKEMNFPTWTLPPGVHSQTLSQFFNKVQDLDRDFKTSSANVTIQNLIKLVDELMEAPGDIEALAPSVRHLIATQLLSNLEDILRILAKTLPEGPFTYLSPSNTELTLMIQKQGDKNVTMGQSNARMKLNWAVAAGAKDPGPAVAGILSIQNMTTLLANASLNLHSKKQAELEEIYESNIRGVRLRRLSAVNSVFLSHNNTKELNFPILFAFSHLESSGGKEGRDPPAKDVMPGPRQELICAFWKSDSNRGGHWATEGCRVLGSKNGSTTCQCSHLSSFAILMAHYDLEDWKLSLITRVGLALSLFCLLLCILTFLLVRPIQGSRTTIHLHLCICLFVGSTCFLAAFCWMSLEGLELYFLVVRVFQGQGLSTRWLCLIGYGVPLLIVGVSAAVYSKGYGRPRYCWLDFEQGFLWSFLGPVTFIILCNAVIFVTTVWKLTQKFSEINPDMKKLKKARALTITAIAQLFLLGCTWVFGLFIFDDRSLVLTYVFTILNCLQGAFLYLLHCLLNKKVREEYRKWACLVASGSKYSEFTSTTSGTGHNQTRALRASESGI
- the ADGRE5 gene encoding adhesion G protein-coupled receptor E5 isoform X6, which produces MGGRVFLAFCVWLTLLGAETQDSRDCARWCPENSSCVNATACRCNPGFSSSSEIFTSPTEICDDINECVPPSKVSCGKSSDCRNTEGSYDCVCNPGYELVSGAKTFKNESENTCQDVDECQQNPRLCKSYGTCVNTLGSFTCQCLPGFKFKPEDPKLCTDVDECSSGLHQCDNSTVCFNTVGSYTCRCRPGWEPKHGIPNNQKDTVCKEMNFPTWTLPPGVHSQTLSQFFNKVQDLDRDFKTSSANVTIQNLIKLVDELMEAPGDIEALAPSVRHLIATQLLSNLEDILRILAKTLPEGPFTYLSPSNTELTLMIQKQGDKNVTMGQSNARMKLNWAVAAGAKDPGPAVAGILSIQNMTTLLANASLNLHSKKQAELEEIYESNIRGVRLRRLSAVNSVFLSHNNTKELNFPILFAFSHLESSGGKEGRDPPAKDVMPGPRQELICAFWKSDSNRGGHWATEGCRVLGSKNGSTTCQCSHLSSFAILMAHYDLEDWKLSLITRVGLALSLFCLLLCILTFLLVRPIQGSRTTIHLHLCICLFVGSTIFLAGIENEGGQVGLRCRLVAGLLHYCFLAAFCWMSLEGLELYFLVVRVFQGQGLSTRWLCLIGYGVPLLIVGVSAAVYSKGYGRPRYCWLDFEQGFLWSFLGPVTFIILCNAVIFVTTVWKLTQKFSEINPDMKKLKKARALTITAIAQLFLLGCTWVFGLFIFDDRSLVLTYVFTILNCLQGAFLYLLHCLLNKKVREEYRKWACLVASGSKYSEFTSTTSGTGHNQTRALRASESGI
- the ADGRE5 gene encoding adhesion G protein-coupled receptor E5 isoform X2 — encoded protein: MGGRVFLAFCVWLTLLGAETQDSRDCARWCPENSSCVNATACRCNPGFSSSSEIFTSPTEICDDINECVPPSKVSCGKSSDCRNTEGSYDCVCNPGYELVSGAKTFKNESENTCQDVDECQQNPRLCKSYGTCVNTLGSFTCQCLPGFKFKPEDPKLCTDVNECTSGQNPCHSSTHCLNNVGSYQCRCRPGWQPIPGSPNGPNNTICEDVDECSSGLHQCDNSTVCFNTVGSYTCRCRPGWEPKHGIPNNQKDTVCKEMNFPTWTLPPGVHSQTLSQFFNKVQDLDRDFKTSSANVTIQNLIKLVDELMEAPGDIEALAPSVRHLIATQLLSNLEDILRILAKTLPEGPFTYLSPSNTELTLMIQKQGDKNVTMGQSNARMKLNWAVAAGAKDPGPAVAGILSIQNMTTLLANASLNLHSKKQAELEEIYESNIRGVRLRRLSAVNSVFLSHNNTKELNFPILFAFSHLESSGGKEGRDPPAKDVMPGPRQELICAFWKSDSNRGGHWATEGCRVLGSKNGSTTCQCSHLSSFAILMAHYDLEDWKLSLITRVGLALSLFCLLLCILTFLLVRPIQGSRTTIHLHLCICLFVGSTIFLAGIENEGGQVGLRCRLVAGLLHYCFLAAFCWMSLEGLELYFLVVRVFQGQGLSTRWLCLIGYGVPLLIVGVSAAVYSKGYGRPRYCWLDFEQGFLWSFLGPVTFIILCNAVIFVTTVWKLTQKFSEINPDMKKLKKARALTITAIAQLFLLGCTWVFGLFIFDDRSLVLTYVFTILNCLQGAFLYLLHCLLNKKVREEYRKWACLVASGSKYSEFTSTTSGTGHNQTRALRASESGI
- the ADGRE5 gene encoding adhesion G protein-coupled receptor E5 isoform X5, yielding MGGRVFLAFCVWLTLLGAETQDSRDCARWCPENSSCVNATACRCNPGFSSSSEIFTSPTEICDDINECVPPSKVSCGKSSDCRNTEGSYDCVCNPGYELVSGAKTFKNESENTCQDVNECTSGQNPCHSSTHCLNNVGSYQCRCRPGWQPIPGSPNGPNNTICEDVDECSSGLHQCDNSTVCFNTVGSYTCRCRPGWEPKHGIPNNQKDTVCKEMNFPTWTLPPGVHSQTLSQFFNKVQDLDRDFKTSSANVTIQNLIKLVDELMEAPGDIEALAPSVRHLIATQLLSNLEDILRILAKTLPEGPFTYLSPSNTELTLMIQKQGDKNVTMGQSNARMKLNWAVAAGAKDPGPAVAGILSIQNMTTLLANASLNLHSKKQAELEEIYESNIRGVRLRRLSAVNSVFLSHNNTKELNFPILFAFSHLESSGGKEGRDPPAKDVMPGPRQELICAFWKSDSNRGGHWATEGCRVLGSKNGSTTCQCSHLSSFAILMAHYDLEDWKLSLITRVGLALSLFCLLLCILTFLLVRPIQGSRTTIHLHLCICLFVGSTIFLAGIENEGGQVGLRCRLVAGLLHYCFLAAFCWMSLEGLELYFLVVRVFQGQGLSTRWLCLIGYGVPLLIVGVSAAVYSKGYGRPRYCWLDFEQGFLWSFLGPVTFIILCNAVIFVTTVWKLTQKFSEINPDMKKLKKARALTITAIAQLFLLGCTWVFGLFIFDDRSLVLTYVFTILNCLQGAFLYLLHCLLNKKVREEYRKWACLVASGSKYSEFTSTTSGTGHNQTRALRASESGI
- the ADGRE5 gene encoding adhesion G protein-coupled receptor E5 isoform X7 — encoded protein: MGGRVFLAFCVWLTLLGAETQDSRDCARWCPENSSCVNATACRCNPGFSSSSEIFTSPTEICDDINECVPPSKVSCGKSSDCRNTEGSYDCVCNPGYELVSGAKTFKNESENTCQDVDECQQNPRLCKSYGTCVNTLGSFTCQCLPGFKFKPEDPKLCTDVDECSSGLHQCDNSTVCFNTVGSYTCRCRPGWEPKHGIPNNQKDTVCKEMNFPTWTLPPGVHSQTLSQFFNKVQDLDRDFKTSSANVTIQNLIKLVDELMEAPGDIEALAPSVRHLIATQLLSNLEDILRILAKTLPEGPFTYLSPSNTELTLMIQKQGDKNVTMGQSNARMKLNWAVAAGAKDPGPAVAGILSIQNMTTLLANASLNLHSKKQAELEEIYESNIRGVRLRRLSAVNSVFLSHNNTKELNFPILFAFSHLESSGGKEGRDPPAKDVMPGPRQELICAFWKSDSNRGGHWATEGCRVLGSKNGSTTCQCSHLSSFAILMAHYDLEDWKLSLITRVGLALSLFCLLLCILTFLLVRPIQGSRTTIHLHLCICLFVGSTCFLAAFCWMSLEGLELYFLVVRVFQGQGLSTRWLCLIGYGVPLLIVGVSAAVYSKGYGRPRYCWLDFEQGFLWSFLGPVTFIILCNAVIFVTTVWKLTQKFSEINPDMKKLKKARALTITAIAQLFLLGCTWVFGLFIFDDRSLVLTYVFTILNCLQGAFLYLLHCLLNKKVREEYRKWACLVASGSKYSEFTSTTSGTGHNQTRALRASESGI
- the ADGRE5 gene encoding adhesion G protein-coupled receptor E5 isoform X1, which encodes MGGRVFLAFCVWLTLLGAETQDSRDCARWCPENSSCVNATACRCNPGFSSSSEIFTSPTEICDDINECVPPSKVSCGKSSDCRNTEGSYDCVCNPGYELVSGAKTFKNESENTCQGKNHPTSSDSPSPRKLLTATGILHPLLPLADVDECQQNPRLCKSYGTCVNTLGSFTCQCLPGFKFKPEDPKLCTDVNECTSGQNPCHSSTHCLNNVGSYQCRCRPGWQPIPGSPNGPNNTICEDVDECSSGLHQCDNSTVCFNTVGSYTCRCRPGWEPKHGIPNNQKDTVCKEMNFPTWTLPPGVHSQTLSQFFNKVQDLDRDFKTSSANVTIQNLIKLVDELMEAPGDIEALAPSVRHLIATQLLSNLEDILRILAKTLPEGPFTYLSPSNTELTLMIQKQGDKNVTMGQSNARMKLNWAVAAGAKDPGPAVAGILSIQNMTTLLANASLNLHSKKQAELEEIYESNIRGVRLRRLSAVNSVFLSHNNTKELNFPILFAFSHLESSGGKEGRDPPAKDVMPGPRQELICAFWKSDSNRGGHWATEGCRVLGSKNGSTTCQCSHLSSFAILMAHYDLEDWKLSLITRVGLALSLFCLLLCILTFLLVRPIQGSRTTIHLHLCICLFVGSTIFLAGIENEGGQVGLRCRLVAGLLHYCFLAAFCWMSLEGLELYFLVVRVFQGQGLSTRWLCLIGYGVPLLIVGVSAAVYSKGYGRPRYCWLDFEQGFLWSFLGPVTFIILCNAVIFVTTVWKLTQKFSEINPDMKKLKKARALTITAIAQLFLLGCTWVFGLFIFDDRSLVLTYVFTILNCLQGAFLYLLHCLLNKKVREEYRKWACLVASGSKYSEFTSTTSGTGHNQTRALRASESGI
- the ADGRE5 gene encoding adhesion G protein-coupled receptor E5 isoform X9 encodes the protein MGGRVFLAFCVWLTLLGAETQDSRDCARWCPENSSCVNATACRCNPGFSSSSEIFTSPTEICDDINECVPPSKVSCGKSSDCRNTEGSYDCVCNPGYELVSGAKTFKNESENTCQDVDECSSGLHQCDNSTVCFNTVGSYTCRCRPGWEPKHGIPNNQKDTVCKEMNFPTWTLPPGVHSQTLSQFFNKVQDLDRDFKTSSANVTIQNLIKLVDELMEAPGDIEALAPSVRHLIATQLLSNLEDILRILAKTLPEGPFTYLSPSNTELTLMIQKQGDKNVTMGQSNARMKLNWAVAAGAKDPGPAVAGILSIQNMTTLLANASLNLHSKKQAELEEIYESNIRGVRLRRLSAVNSVFLSHNNTKELNFPILFAFSHLESSGGKEGRDPPAKDVMPGPRQELICAFWKSDSNRGGHWATEGCRVLGSKNGSTTCQCSHLSSFAILMAHYDLEDWKLSLITRVGLALSLFCLLLCILTFLLVRPIQGSRTTIHLHLCICLFVGSTCFLAAFCWMSLEGLELYFLVVRVFQGQGLSTRWLCLIGYGVPLLIVGVSAAVYSKGYGRPRYCWLDFEQGFLWSFLGPVTFIILCNAVIFVTTVWKLTQKFSEINPDMKKLKKARALTITAIAQLFLLGCTWVFGLFIFDDRSLVLTYVFTILNCLQGAFLYLLHCLLNKKVREEYRKWACLVASGSKYSEFTSTTSGTGHNQTRALRASESGI
- the ADGRE5 gene encoding adhesion G protein-coupled receptor E5 isoform X8, producing the protein MGGRVFLAFCVWLTLLGAETQDSRDCARWCPENSSCVNATACRCNPGFSSSSEIFTSPTEICDDINECVPPSKVSCGKSSDCRNTEGSYDCVCNPGYELVSGAKTFKNESENTCQDVDECSSGLHQCDNSTVCFNTVGSYTCRCRPGWEPKHGIPNNQKDTVCKEMNFPTWTLPPGVHSQTLSQFFNKVQDLDRDFKTSSANVTIQNLIKLVDELMEAPGDIEALAPSVRHLIATQLLSNLEDILRILAKTLPEGPFTYLSPSNTELTLMIQKQGDKNVTMGQSNARMKLNWAVAAGAKDPGPAVAGILSIQNMTTLLANASLNLHSKKQAELEEIYESNIRGVRLRRLSAVNSVFLSHNNTKELNFPILFAFSHLESSGGKEGRDPPAKDVMPGPRQELICAFWKSDSNRGGHWATEGCRVLGSKNGSTTCQCSHLSSFAILMAHYDLEDWKLSLITRVGLALSLFCLLLCILTFLLVRPIQGSRTTIHLHLCICLFVGSTIFLAGIENEGGQVGLRCRLVAGLLHYCFLAAFCWMSLEGLELYFLVVRVFQGQGLSTRWLCLIGYGVPLLIVGVSAAVYSKGYGRPRYCWLDFEQGFLWSFLGPVTFIILCNAVIFVTTVWKLTQKFSEINPDMKKLKKARALTITAIAQLFLLGCTWVFGLFIFDDRSLVLTYVFTILNCLQGAFLYLLHCLLNKKVREEYRKWACLVASGSKYSEFTSTTSGTGHNQTRALRASESGI